The Novosphingobium humi DNA window CGCCTTGCGCAGTTTCGCCGCCGCGACCATCTGCTTGGCCTTGGTGATCTTCTGGGTCGACTTGACCGAGTTGATCCGGCCTTTGAGTTCCTTAAGGCTGGCCATTGCCAACTACCTTTCGTAGCTAGACCTGACTTAAGCGAACTGCTTGGCGAAGGCGTCGAGAGCCGCCTTGAGCTTGCCCTTGGCTTCGTCGCCCAGATCCTTGGTGTTGCGGATCAGGTCGAGCAGGTCGCCATGCTGCGAACGCAGGAAGCTGAGCAGTTCGGCCTCGTATTCGGTCACGCGGTTGACCGGAACGCTGTCCAGATAACCGTTGGTGCCCGCGAAGATCACGCAGGTCTGCTCTTCGAAACCGAGCGGCGAGAACTGAGCCTGCTTGAGCAGCTCGGTCAGACGCGCACCGCGGTTCAGCAGCTTCTGGGTCGAAGCGTCGAGGTCCGAACCGAACTGGGCAAACGCGGCCATTTCGCGATACTGGGCCAGCTCCAGCTTGATCGAGCCGGCAACCTTCTTCATCGCCTTGGTCTGAGCCGACGAACCCACGCGCGACACCGACAGACCAACGTTGATGGCCGGACGGACGCCCTGATAGAACAGGCCGGTTTCAAGGAAGATCTGGCCGTCGGTGATCGAGATCACGTTGGTCGGAATGTAGGCCGACACGTCGCCTGCCTGCGTTTCGATGATCGGCAGAGCGGTCAGCGAACCGGCGCCCATGTCATCGTTGAGTTTGGCGGCGCGTTCCAGCAGACGCGAGTGGAGATAGAACACGTCGCCGGGATAGGCTTCGCGGCCCGGAGGACGACGCAGCAGCAGCGACATCTGACGATAGGCCACGGCCTGCTTGGAAAGGTCGTCATACACGATCACGGCGTGCATCGCGTTGTCGCGGAAGAATTCGCCGATGGCCGCACCGGTGTAGGGCGCCAGATACTGCAGCGGAGCGGGCTCCGAAGCGGTGGCGGCGATCACGACCGAATATTCCATCGCGCCGTTTTCTTCGAGCTGGCGCACGATCTGCGCAACGGTCGAACGCTTCTGACCCACGGCAACGTAGATGCAGTACAGCTTCTTCGATTCGTCATCACCGGCGTTGACGGCCTTCTGGTTGATGAACGTGTCGATCGCCACGGCGGTCTTGCCGGTCTGGCGGTCGCCGATGATCAGTTCGCGCTGGCCGCGGCCAACCGGAACCAGAGCGTCAATGGCCTTCAGGCCCGTCTGCACGGGTTCGTGCACCGACTTGCGGGGGATGATACCCGGAGCCTTGACTTCGACGCGGCTGCGCGTGTCGGAAATGATCGGGCCCTTGCCGTCGATCGGGTTGCCCAGAGCGTCAACCACGCGGCCCAGCAGGCCCTTGCCCACCGGAACGTCCACGATGGTGCCGGTGCGCTTGACGGTGTCGCCTTCCTTGATCTCGCTGTCCGAGCCGAAGATCACGACGCCGACGTTGTCGGCTTCGAGGTTCAGAGCCATGCCCTGAACGCCATTGGCGAATTCCACCATTTCACCGGCCTGAACCTTGTCCAGACCGTGGATGCGGGCAATACCGTCACCCACCGAGAGCACGGAGCCGACTTCCGAAACCTGGGCTTCGGTGCCGAAGTTGGCAATCTGGTCCTTGATGACCTTCGAGATTTCAGCGGCGCGAATTGTCATGTTCAGCCTTTCATCGAACCTTGTTGGGGGCCGGGGCCCCGCAATCGACCCTTTAGGAGGGGCCTGTTAGCCCCTCATCTTTTGGGCGAGAGAATTGAGACGGGTGCGGATCGAGCTGTCGATCTGCTGGCTGCCGATGCGCACGACCAGACCGCCAAGCAGTTCCGGATCGACGCTGGTCTTCAGCTTGATGGCCTTGCCTTCACGCGCCGCCAGCTTGCCCGAAAGGGCGGCCAGCTGATCGTCGCTGAGCGGGTGGGCGCTGGTCACCTGCGCCGTCACTTCGCCGCGCGCGGCCGCCGCGATGGCGGCAAAGGCGCGAAGAATGTCGGGCAGGGCCGAAAGGCGGCGGCCAGCAGCCAGCACGCCAAGGAACTTGCGGGTCACGTCACCAAGGCCAAGCACCCCGGCCACACCCTCGACCGCACGGCCAGCCGCATCGCGGCTGATCTGCGGATTACGAATCAGGGCGGACAGGTCGTCGGATTCGGCAATTGCCGCACCCAGCGCCTCAAGGTCCGCTTCCACGGCGCTTACCACGCCCAAATCCTGCGCCAGTTCAAACAGGGCGGACGCGTAGCGCCCCTGAAGACTGGCAGTAATGCCGGCGGAATTGTCCACGCTTTTACGTCCCCTCTTGCCGGAAGGCTCTATGCCGGTTCGCAAAGGAAAGGACACGCAGGGTTAAACTGCGTATCTGTCCCCCTTGGGCGGCGCGCATAGCGACGATTACCGCGCGATGCAAGCGGCCCATTGCCACCTGATTCCAAAGTCCATGGTCGAGCGCAAAGTCGGCCCGTTTGTCTGAGAAATGCGCGATGCATTCCTATGCGTCAGTTTGCCCGAAAAAACTTTGATCGCAAGGGGCGGGAAGCATCGTCCGCGCAGCTGTGCTAGGCGGTTTTGCATGGACAGCGATCAAACAGAAGTTTTTTGGGAAAACGTGACGACGCGCGACAAGGGTGCCGACGGGCGCTTCGTTTTCGCGGTTTCGACCACGGGCATCTATTGTCGGCCGTCCTGTCCGGCGCGCAGGCCCGCGCGCGATCATGTCCGATTCTTTGCCGATGGCGATGCGGCGCGTGCGCATGGTTTCCGCCCCTGCCTGCGCTGTCGCCCGGATGAGGCGGGGCGCGACGGCGCGGCGGTCGAGACCGCGCTGCGCATGATGGCGCATGATGCGCCTTCCCTGACCGAACTGGCCACCGCCACCGGATACAGCCCCTCGCATTTCCAGCGAATCTTTAAACGGGCCACCGGCCTGTCTCCGGCCGCCTATGCCCGCGCTCGCCGGATCGAGCGCGCGGAACAGGTTCTGGGCGATCATTGCGTCACCGATGCGATCTATGCCTCGGGCTTTGGCGCACCATCCACTTTCTATCGCAATGCAAAGGAGCGCATGGGCATGAACCCGTCGGCATGGGCCAAGGGTGGCGAAGGCGTCACCATTCACTGGGCGGTGATGCCCACCACTTTGGGCGCGATGCTGGTGGCGGCCACGGATCGCGGGATCTGTCGTCTGGCTTTTGGCGTGGGGGTGGAGGATTTGCGCGCGCTTTTCCCCAAGGCCGAACTGATCGAAGGGGGCGAGGCGTTCAGATCGCTCTTTGCGCGGGTTTTAAGCGCCGTGGAGACGCCGGGGCAGGCATCCGACATTCCTCTCGACGTGCGCGGCACCGCCTTTCAGGAGGCCGTTTGGGCGGCCTTGCGCCAGATCCCGGCGGGCGAGACGCGAAGCTATGCGCAATTGGCCGCCGCCATCGGCCGCCCCGCCGCCTGCCGCGCGGCGGGCAGCGCCAATGGGGCCAATCGCGTGGCGGTGCTGATCCCGTGCCACCGGGTCATCCGGGGCGATGGCGCGCTGGGCGGCTATGCCTGGGGCGAGGGGGTGAAGAGGGAATTGCTGGCGCGCGAAGGGGTTCA harbors:
- a CDS encoding F0F1 ATP synthase subunit delta encodes the protein MDNSAGITASLQGRYASALFELAQDLGVVSAVEADLEALGAAIAESDDLSALIRNPQISRDAAGRAVEGVAGVLGLGDVTRKFLGVLAAGRRLSALPDILRAFAAIAAAARGEVTAQVTSAHPLSDDQLAALSGKLAAREGKAIKLKTSVDPELLGGLVVRIGSQQIDSSIRTRLNSLAQKMRG
- the atpA gene encoding F0F1 ATP synthase subunit alpha, with translation MTIRAAEISKVIKDQIANFGTEAQVSEVGSVLSVGDGIARIHGLDKVQAGEMVEFANGVQGMALNLEADNVGVVIFGSDSEIKEGDTVKRTGTIVDVPVGKGLLGRVVDALGNPIDGKGPIISDTRSRVEVKAPGIIPRKSVHEPVQTGLKAIDALVPVGRGQRELIIGDRQTGKTAVAIDTFINQKAVNAGDDESKKLYCIYVAVGQKRSTVAQIVRQLEENGAMEYSVVIAATASEPAPLQYLAPYTGAAIGEFFRDNAMHAVIVYDDLSKQAVAYRQMSLLLRRPPGREAYPGDVFYLHSRLLERAAKLNDDMGAGSLTALPIIETQAGDVSAYIPTNVISITDGQIFLETGLFYQGVRPAINVGLSVSRVGSSAQTKAMKKVAGSIKLELAQYREMAAFAQFGSDLDASTQKLLNRGARLTELLKQAQFSPLGFEEQTCVIFAGTNGYLDSVPVNRVTEYEAELLSFLRSQHGDLLDLIRNTKDLGDEAKGKLKAALDAFAKQFA
- the ada gene encoding bifunctional DNA-binding transcriptional regulator/O6-methylguanine-DNA methyltransferase Ada, with translation MDSDQTEVFWENVTTRDKGADGRFVFAVSTTGIYCRPSCPARRPARDHVRFFADGDAARAHGFRPCLRCRPDEAGRDGAAVETALRMMAHDAPSLTELATATGYSPSHFQRIFKRATGLSPAAYARARRIERAEQVLGDHCVTDAIYASGFGAPSTFYRNAKERMGMNPSAWAKGGEGVTIHWAVMPTTLGAMLVAATDRGICRLAFGVGVEDLRALFPKAELIEGGEAFRSLFARVLSAVETPGQASDIPLDVRGTAFQEAVWAALRQIPAGETRSYAQLAAAIGRPAACRAAGSANGANRVAVLIPCHRVIRGDGALGGYAWGEGVKRELLAREGVHTKE